In Cicer arietinum cultivar CDC Frontier isolate Library 1 chromosome 7, Cicar.CDCFrontier_v2.0, whole genome shotgun sequence, a single window of DNA contains:
- the LOC101494411 gene encoding soluble inorganic pyrophosphatase 1-like produces MATNSNNNSNEESKLTNPELPRVVTLNERILSSMAHKNDAAHPWHDLEIGPGAPSVFNCVVEIGKGSKVKYELDKKSGLIKVDRILYSSVVYPHNYGFIPRTICEDEDPLDVLVLMQEPVIPGCFLRARAIGLMPMIDQGEKDDKIIAVCADDPEFRHYKDIKELPPHRLAEIRRFFEDYKKNENKIVNVEDFLPAEAAVMAIQHSMDLYAAYVIGTLRK; encoded by the exons ATGGCTACCAATAGCAATAACAATAGCAATGAAGAATCCAAATTAACGAATCCTGAGTTGCCTCGTGTTGTTACTCTGAATGAAAGAATACTTTCTTCTATGGCTCATAAGAATGATGCTGCTCATCCCTGGCACGACTTAGAAATCG GGCCCGGAGCTCCATCGGTTTTCAATTGT GTGGTTGAAATTGGCAAAGGCAGTAAGGTTAAGTatgaattggacaagaaaagtggACTTATAAAG GTTGATCGCATTCTTTACTCATCAGTTGTCTACCCGCATAACTATGGTTTTATCCCAAGAACCATTTGTGAAGATGAAGATCCCTTGGATGTCCTAGTTCTGATGCAG GAGCCTGTGATACCTGGTTGTTTCCTTCGTGCCCGTGCTATTGGATTGATGCCCATGATTGACCAG GGAGAAAAGGATGACAAGATCATAGCAGTTTGTGCTGATGACCCCGAGTTCCGCCATTACAAGGACATCAAGGAGCTTCCTCCACATAGGCTTGCTGAAATTAGAAGATTCTTTGAGGACT ACAAGAAGAATGAGAACAAAATAGTGAATGTTGAAGACTTTCTACCAGCTGAAGCTGCTGTTATGGCTATCCAACACTCCAT
- the LOC101494107 gene encoding uncharacterized protein codes for MAFCISASSPSSLRLQLTKTTLLAASLPLHYHRSKCEMNRRSFAFKGIVATGVSVMASSTLTSQAQPSQEKELERLPYKSEGYNYWKWRDHKIHYVVQGEGPPLVLIHGFGASAFHWRYNIPELAKKHKVYALDLLGFGWSDKALVDYDAMVWRDQVVDFLKEIVKEPAVLVGNSLGGFTALIAATGLPEFVTGVALLNSAGQFGDGNKERITSEETPLQKFFLKPLKEVFQRVVLGFLFWQSKQPARIESVLKSVYINSSNVDDYLVESITRPAQDPNAGEVYYRLMTRFMMNQSKYTLDSVLSELSCPLLLLWGDLDPWVGPAKANRIKEFYPKTTLVNLQAGHCPHDETPELVNEALLNWLATLTPQASLQTA; via the exons ATGGCTTTTTGTATATCTGCTTCCTCCCCTTCTTCTCTCCGATTACAACTCACTAAAACAACCCTTCTTGCTGCTTCACTCCCTCTCCACTATCACC gAAGTAAATGTGAAATGAACAGAAGGAGTTTTGCATTTAAAGGAATTGTAGCAACTGGAGTTTCAGTTATGGCTTCTTCAACTCTTACTTCACAAGCTCAACCTTCTCAAG AGAAGGAACTTGAAAGATTACCATACAAATCGGAAGGGTACAATTATTGGAAGTGGAGGGATCATAAAATTCACTATGTTGTGCAAGGAGAAGGCCCTCCTCTTGTTCTCATTCATGGTTTTGGTGCATCTGCATTCCACTGGAG ATACAATATACCAGAATTGGCTAAGAAACACAAGGTTTATGCCTTAGACTTGCTTGGATTCGGGTGGAGTGACAAAGCACTCGTCGACTATGATGCAATGGTGTGGAGAGATCAAGTGGTGGACTTCTTGAAGGAAATTGTAAAAGAACCAGCAGTTTTGGTTGGAAATAG CCTTGGAGGATTTACTGCTTTGATTGCAGCAACTGGGTTGCCCGAGTTTGTCACCGGGGTTGCTCTACTGAATTCTGCAGGACAATTTGGCGATGGAAATAAGGAACGTATAACTTCCGAGGAAACGCCTCTACAAAAGTTTTTTCTAAAACCTTTGAAGGAAGTTTTCCAGCGTGTTGTTCTTGGATTTTTATTCTGGCAATCGAAGCAACCCGCTAGGATCGAGTCAGTCTTAAAAAGT GTATATATAAACTCTTCCAATGTTGACGACTATCTTGTGGAATCTATAACAAGGCCAGCTCAAGACCCTAATGCCGGAGAAGTTTATTACAG GTTAATGACACGGTTCATGATGAATCAAAGCAAGTACACTCTAGATTCTGTGTTAAGTGAACTCTCTTGCCCTTTACTTCTGCTATGGGGTGACCTTGATCCATGGGTTGGTCCAGCCAAAGCTAACAGAATCAAAGAGTTTTATCCAAAAACAACTCTTGTTAACTTGCAAGCCGGGCATTGCCCACACGACGAGACACCGGAGCTTGTGAACGAGGCTTTATTGAATTGGCTCGCCACCCTTACTCCTCAAGCGTCTCTACAAACAGCTTGA
- the LOC101492807 gene encoding anaphase-promoting complex subunit 10 isoform X2 has product MSLEMAAESSEGEEEGKLSGGNQVLIVDDELRELGKKAAWSVSSCKPGNGVSSLRDDNLETYWQSDGAQPHFVNIQFQKKVRLQLVVLYVDFKLDESYTPSKISIRAGDGFHNLKEIKAVELVKPTGWLYLSLSGIDPRDTFVNTFMLQIAVLSNHLNGRDTHVRQIKVYGPRPNPIPQQPFQFTSEEFITYSTIR; this is encoded by the exons ATGAGTTTAGAAATGGCAGCGGAATCATCGGAGGGTGAAGAAGAAGGAAAGTTGAGCGGAGGTAACCAAGTATTGATCGTGGATGACGAACTCCGGGAATTAGGGAAGAAGGCCGCCTGGAGTGTTAGCTCCTGCAAACCCGGCAATGGCGTCTCTTCTCTTCGAGATGACAACCTCGAAACCTATTGGCA ATCTGATGGAGCCCAACCTCATTTTGTTAACATTCAATTCCAAAAGAAAGTTCGATTACAA TTAGTTGTGCTCTATGTGGATTTCAAACTTGACGAGAGTTACACTCCCAGCAAGATTTCGATCCGCGCCGGCGATGGCTTTCACAACCTCAAG GAGATAAAAGCTGTGGAACTTGTCAAACCAACTGGTTGGCTTTATCTCTCATTGTCTGGAATTGATCCTCG TGACACTTTTGTCAACACCTTTATGTTGCAAATTGCTGTGTTGTCAAACCATCTCAATGGAAGAGACACACATGTGCGGCAAATCAAAGTTTATGGACCTAGACC GAACCCTATTCCACAACAGCCATTTCAATTTACTTCAGAAGAGTTCATCACCTACTCTACTATAAGATGA
- the LOC101493576 gene encoding tubby-like F-box protein 5-like isoform X1, protein MPLKNIVREFKGMKNGIGSKSKRGGDSKHWLCRSKSHVAPDVTPFEPIQQGQWASLPPELLLDIIRRVEESETSWPARAVVVFCASVCKSWRSVTKEIIKTPQQCGRITFPISLKQPGPRDCPIQCFIRRNRESSTFLLYLGLVPSEHESNKLLLVARKIRRATGTEIVISLAADDFSRASNNYVGKLRSNFWGTKFTIYDSQPPHDIIVQPNCRGGKFNSKQVSPRAPACSYLVSSISYELNTLWTRGPRRMHCVMNSIPVSAIEEGGNAPTPTLLPQIFDEPFSPSPALKGKSPMTDSYSGNLSELPELSQGSVEPLVLKNKAPRWHEQLQCWCLNFVGRVTVASVKNFQLVAAVDPSHNVSSEEQERVILQFGKIGKDIFTMDYSYPLSAFQAFAICLTSFDTKPACE, encoded by the exons ATGCCATTGAAAAACATAGTCCGTGAATTCAAGGGGATGAAAAATGGAATAGGTAGTAAATCGAAGCGGGGTGGTGACAGCAAGCATTGGCTTTGTCGGTCAAAGTCGCACGTTGCTCCGGATGTAACTCCATTTGAACCTATTCAACAGGGACAGTGGGCAAGTTTACCACCTGAATTGCTGTTGGACATAATCCGGAGGGTTGAAGAGAGTGAGACATCTTGGCCTGCGCGCGCTGTTGTTGTTTTTTGTGCTTCGGTATGTAAATCATGGAGGTCGGTCACAAAGGAGATAATCAAGACCCCTCAGCAATGTGGAAGGATCACATTTCCTATTTCATTGAAGCAG CCCGGTCCCCGTGATTGTCCAATACAGTGCTTTATTAGGAGGAACAGGGAAAGTTCTACATTCTTGTTGTACTTAGGTTTGGTGCCAT CGGAGCATGAGAGTAATAAGTTGTTATTAGTCGCCAGAAAGATAAGAAGGGCCACAGGCACCGAAATTGTCATATCTTTGGCTGCAGACGATTTTTCTCGAGCAAGCAACAATTATGTTGGTAAACTGAG GTCTAACTTTTGGGGCACCAAGTTCACTATATACGATAGTCAACCTCCACATGATATTATAGTTCAACCAAATTGTCGAGGTGGGAAATTTAATTCTAAGCAGGTTTCACCAAGAGCTCCAGCATGTAGCTATCTTGTAAGCTCCATTTCCTATGAGCTGAATACTCTCTGGACTAGAGGACCAAGAAGAATGCACTGCGTCATGAACTCTATACCCGTCTCAGCTATTGAGGAAGGAGGAAATGCTCCAACTCCAACATTGTTACCTCAAATATTTGACGAACCTTTTTCTCCCTCACCGGCACTGAAAGGAAAAAGTCCAATGACAGATTCATACTCTGGCAACCTATCAGAGCTACCAGAACTAAGCCAAGGCTCGGTCGAGCCCTTGGTACTCAAAAACAAGGCTCCAAGATGGCATGAGCAGCTCCAGTGTTGGTGTCTAAACTTTGTCGGCCGTGTTACGGTGGCATCTGTAAAGAACTTTCAACTTGTAGCTGCTGTTGATCCGTCTCATAATGTTTCTTCTGAAGAGCAAGAAAGGGTAATCTTGCAGTTTGGAAAGATCGGAAAAGATATATTCACCATGGACTACTCTTATCCACTCTCTGCCTTCCAAGCCTTTGCCATCTGTTTGACAAGCTTTGATACTAAACCAGCCTGTGAATGA
- the LOC101492807 gene encoding anaphase-promoting complex subunit 10 isoform X1: MSLEMAAESSEGEEEGKLSGGNQVLIVDDELRELGKKAAWSVSSCKPGNGVSSLRDDNLETYWQSDGAQPHFVNIQFQKKVRLQLLQLVVLYVDFKLDESYTPSKISIRAGDGFHNLKEIKAVELVKPTGWLYLSLSGIDPRDTFVNTFMLQIAVLSNHLNGRDTHVRQIKVYGPRPNPIPQQPFQFTSEEFITYSTIR, encoded by the exons ATGAGTTTAGAAATGGCAGCGGAATCATCGGAGGGTGAAGAAGAAGGAAAGTTGAGCGGAGGTAACCAAGTATTGATCGTGGATGACGAACTCCGGGAATTAGGGAAGAAGGCCGCCTGGAGTGTTAGCTCCTGCAAACCCGGCAATGGCGTCTCTTCTCTTCGAGATGACAACCTCGAAACCTATTGGCA ATCTGATGGAGCCCAACCTCATTTTGTTAACATTCAATTCCAAAAGAAAGTTCGATTACAA TTGTTGCAGTTAGTTGTGCTCTATGTGGATTTCAAACTTGACGAGAGTTACACTCCCAGCAAGATTTCGATCCGCGCCGGCGATGGCTTTCACAACCTCAAG GAGATAAAAGCTGTGGAACTTGTCAAACCAACTGGTTGGCTTTATCTCTCATTGTCTGGAATTGATCCTCG TGACACTTTTGTCAACACCTTTATGTTGCAAATTGCTGTGTTGTCAAACCATCTCAATGGAAGAGACACACATGTGCGGCAAATCAAAGTTTATGGACCTAGACC GAACCCTATTCCACAACAGCCATTTCAATTTACTTCAGAAGAGTTCATCACCTACTCTACTATAAGATGA